A section of the Microbacterium sp. MM2322 genome encodes:
- a CDS encoding S41 family peptidase: MARRGGITGGRAALTGGIAALLLVGCAAQVSPANPVAQYVDEAVTVLESGLYAGTPEWKAAVEQIRPELYRLSTVSDTYRGITELAEIAGGRHTVFFTPEKWVAYTQMSDPGTPFPLPTVSTDAGVSTLTLPSFAGGTRESDDLYQDAGIDALRSAATDTTCGWVIDLRENTGGNAYPMLVSVAPLLDDGRVLGFQDRDGDIDWVGVDNGNLIVPADYEVDAPTVDLSLSQPVAIVTGPGTASAAESIVMAFATQQDTLRIGDYTAGFTTGNEVFELDDGAALALSTSTYVDRTGAVYDGPIAPDAPRGSASDTVVDAASDWIRGRC; the protein is encoded by the coding sequence ATGGCGCGACGCGGGGGCATCACAGGTGGTCGAGCCGCGCTCACCGGTGGTATCGCCGCGCTGCTCCTTGTCGGCTGTGCGGCGCAGGTCTCGCCTGCCAATCCCGTCGCACAGTATGTGGACGAGGCCGTCACCGTCCTGGAGAGTGGCCTCTACGCCGGCACCCCGGAGTGGAAGGCGGCCGTCGAGCAAATCCGGCCGGAGCTCTACCGCCTGTCGACGGTCTCGGACACGTATCGCGGCATCACGGAACTCGCCGAGATCGCGGGAGGACGTCACACGGTCTTCTTCACCCCGGAGAAGTGGGTCGCATATACGCAGATGTCGGACCCTGGCACGCCCTTCCCGCTCCCGACCGTCTCCACAGATGCCGGCGTCAGCACGCTCACGCTGCCGTCCTTCGCCGGAGGGACGCGAGAATCCGACGATCTCTACCAGGATGCCGGGATCGACGCCCTCCGCTCAGCGGCGACCGATACGACCTGCGGGTGGGTCATCGACCTCCGGGAGAACACGGGAGGGAACGCGTACCCGATGCTCGTATCCGTCGCCCCGCTTCTCGACGACGGCCGCGTCCTCGGCTTTCAGGATCGCGACGGTGACATCGACTGGGTCGGCGTCGACAACGGGAACCTCATCGTCCCGGCGGACTACGAGGTCGACGCGCCGACGGTCGATCTGTCCCTCTCCCAGCCCGTCGCCATCGTCACCGGACCCGGTACCGCCAGCGCCGCAGAGAGCATTGTCATGGCTTTCGCCACCCAGCAGGACACCCTTCGCATCGGTGACTACACGGCCGGGTTCACCACCGGGAACGAGGTCTTCGAGCTGGACGACGGCGCCGCCCTTGCGCTCTCGACCTCGACCTACGTCGACCGGACGGGCGCCGTCTACGACGGCCCGATCGCCCCGGACGCGCCCAGGGGGTCGGCGTCGGACACGGTTGTGGACGCCGCCTCGGACTGGATCAGGGGGCGGTGTTAG
- a CDS encoding MDR family MFS transporter → MTHRQILFVIFGLMAGMFLSALDQTVVGTAIRTIGDDLNGLSEQAWVTTAYLIVSTISTPIYGKLSDIFGRRPLFIIAIAIFIVGSVAASFSTSMIELSAFRAIQGLGAGGLMSMPLAIMGDILAPRERAKYQGYFLAVFGISSVIGPLVGGLFAGSGEILFIAGWRWVFLINVPIGLVALAVVLRFLHIPRHPHGGVRIDWFGAAAVIIALVPLLLIAEQGREWGWTSPIAIACYVIGVVGIVAFILIERGMKDDALIPLKLFRSSTFSMATIIGVFVGFAMFGAMLTLPLYLQLVLGSTPTESGIQLLPMILGLMISSIVSGQIIARTGHYRIFPTIGTAFMVLGFLTLTFVRYDSSYWHIAAAMLLIGLGLGQLMQTLTIASQNSVGPRDIGVATSGSTFFRQIGGTLGTAVLLSLLFTLVPLNLQTNFKDQGALGDALDAALDPTVASAPANAGIMSKVYDPFVGQLSDGALDGAQKGVDEAKAAAADAVAQQVASGAIPAAAQGQATAEAEQQAIAQAGAKITEQVPVAKVAADGTVTLDFTDAAARRAFVDQAVPQIIDGMSNSSGSSFDDRTMDDTSFLNGADPRLTKPLLVSFNQSTVSVYWVAMGVALIAFVLTLFFRTPPLRQKSALQESADAERQPEPIALG, encoded by the coding sequence ATGACCCACCGCCAGATCCTGTTCGTCATCTTCGGGCTCATGGCGGGCATGTTCCTGTCCGCGCTCGATCAGACCGTCGTCGGTACGGCGATCCGCACGATCGGCGACGACCTCAACGGTCTCAGCGAGCAGGCGTGGGTGACGACCGCGTACCTGATCGTGTCGACGATCTCGACGCCCATCTACGGCAAGCTCTCCGACATCTTCGGCCGCCGGCCCCTCTTCATCATCGCCATCGCGATCTTCATCGTCGGCTCGGTCGCCGCGAGCTTCTCGACCTCGATGATCGAGCTCTCGGCCTTCCGGGCCATCCAGGGCCTCGGCGCCGGCGGTCTCATGTCGATGCCGCTGGCGATCATGGGCGACATCCTCGCCCCGCGCGAACGCGCCAAGTACCAGGGCTACTTCCTTGCCGTCTTCGGCATCTCCTCGGTGATCGGCCCGCTCGTCGGCGGTCTGTTCGCGGGGTCGGGCGAGATCCTCTTCATCGCCGGGTGGCGCTGGGTCTTCCTCATCAACGTGCCGATCGGCCTCGTCGCGCTGGCGGTCGTCCTGCGGTTCCTGCACATCCCGCGGCACCCGCACGGCGGGGTGCGCATCGACTGGTTCGGTGCGGCGGCGGTCATCATCGCGCTCGTTCCCCTGCTGCTCATCGCGGAGCAGGGCCGCGAGTGGGGCTGGACCTCACCCATCGCCATCGCCTGCTACGTCATCGGGGTCGTCGGCATCGTCGCCTTCATCCTGATCGAGCGCGGCATGAAGGACGACGCGCTCATCCCGCTCAAGCTCTTCCGGTCGTCGACGTTCTCGATGGCGACGATCATCGGCGTCTTCGTCGGCTTCGCGATGTTCGGCGCGATGCTCACTCTGCCGCTCTACCTGCAGCTCGTGCTCGGCTCGACGCCCACCGAGAGCGGCATCCAGCTGCTGCCGATGATCCTGGGACTCATGATCTCGTCGATCGTCAGCGGTCAGATCATCGCGCGCACGGGCCACTACCGGATCTTCCCGACCATCGGCACCGCCTTCATGGTGCTCGGTTTCCTCACGCTGACCTTCGTCCGGTACGACTCCTCGTACTGGCATATCGCCGCCGCGATGCTCCTCATCGGTCTCGGGCTCGGTCAGCTCATGCAGACCCTCACGATCGCCTCGCAGAACTCCGTCGGCCCGCGGGACATCGGCGTCGCCACCTCAGGGTCGACGTTCTTCCGGCAGATCGGTGGAACGCTCGGCACGGCCGTGCTGCTGTCGCTGCTGTTCACGCTCGTCCCGCTGAACCTGCAGACCAACTTCAAGGACCAGGGAGCCCTCGGCGACGCGCTGGATGCCGCCCTCGACCCGACGGTCGCGAGCGCGCCCGCCAATGCCGGCATCATGTCGAAGGTCTACGACCCGTTCGTCGGGCAGCTCTCCGACGGCGCGCTCGACGGCGCGCAGAAGGGCGTCGACGAGGCGAAGGCCGCTGCCGCCGACGCGGTCGCCCAGCAGGTGGCATCCGGTGCGATCCCGGCCGCCGCTCAGGGGCAGGCCACCGCCGAAGCCGAACAGCAGGCGATCGCGCAGGCAGGGGCGAAGATCACCGAGCAGGTGCCCGTCGCGAAGGTTGCGGCCGACGGCACGGTCACCCTGGACTTCACGGATGCCGCTGCTCGCCGCGCGTTCGTCGATCAGGCCGTTCCGCAGATCATCGACGGGATGTCGAACTCGTCCGGCTCGTCCTTCGACGACCGCACGATGGACGACACGTCGTTCCTCAACGGCGCCGATCCGCGCCTGACGAAGCCGCTCCTGGTGTCGTTCAACCAGTCGACGGTGAGCGTGTACTGGGTGGCCATGGGCGTCGCACTGATCGCCTTCGTTCTGACGCTGTTCTTCCGCACCCCGCCGCTGCGTCAGAAGTCGGCGCTGCAGGAGTCTGCCGACGCCGAGCGTCAGCCCGAGCCGATCGCGCTCGGCTGA
- a CDS encoding SDR family NAD(P)-dependent oxidoreductase: MSTIAVIGAGPGLGMAIAREFGRHDFDVALVSRNPAKLDGYVRTLTDEGIVAEAFPADVLDHASLRAALQAADRRFGGIDVLEYSPVDAADGTPGPPSTVTPAAVEAAVRSQLLGAMAAAHAVLPGMQERGSGTLLFTTGAGSVTPTPHFAAANAGGAALRNWALNLHGELEGSGVYVAHVPIAVMIDAVIPGYPSASSTDIAAQYWRLHTERDAAEYMFTA, translated from the coding sequence ATGAGCACTATCGCCGTTATCGGAGCAGGACCGGGCCTGGGGATGGCCATCGCCCGTGAGTTCGGGCGTCACGACTTCGACGTTGCACTGGTGTCCCGCAACCCCGCCAAGCTCGACGGCTACGTGCGGACGCTGACCGACGAGGGCATCGTTGCCGAGGCATTCCCCGCGGACGTCCTCGATCACGCGTCACTGCGCGCCGCCCTGCAGGCTGCCGACCGCCGATTCGGAGGCATCGACGTCCTCGAATATTCACCGGTCGACGCCGCCGACGGCACTCCCGGTCCGCCATCGACCGTCACTCCCGCAGCTGTCGAGGCAGCGGTGCGTTCCCAGCTTCTCGGTGCGATGGCCGCAGCCCACGCGGTGCTGCCGGGCATGCAGGAACGAGGATCGGGCACCCTCCTCTTCACGACGGGCGCCGGCTCGGTCACGCCCACGCCCCACTTCGCAGCCGCAAACGCGGGCGGCGCCGCGCTCCGCAACTGGGCGCTCAACCTTCACGGAGAGCTCGAGGGCAGCGGCGTGTATGTGGCTCACGTGCCCATCGCCGTCATGATCGACGCGGTCATCCCCGGGTACCCCTCCGCCTCGTCGACCGACATCGCCGCCCAGTACTGGCGCCTGCACACCGAACGTGACGCCGCGGAGTACATGTTCACCGCGTGA
- a CDS encoding RNA polymerase sigma factor, whose product MTSALDAALTAASPSLLAYLQRRVGFDDAPDLLGETMVAAWRRVGDLPSDPERARMWLFGIARGTLLNHARGERRRWALADRIRQSTAVEATSRAADDGADVRDAIARLDPDRAELVRLLHWDGFTLVEAAELLGIPSSTARSRYAKAKEELRASLGALSESTR is encoded by the coding sequence GTGACTAGCGCGCTCGATGCGGCGCTGACCGCGGCATCCCCCTCCCTTCTCGCCTATCTTCAGCGACGTGTCGGGTTCGACGACGCTCCCGACCTGCTTGGCGAGACGATGGTGGCGGCCTGGCGCCGGGTGGGAGACCTGCCGAGCGATCCGGAACGGGCACGCATGTGGCTGTTCGGGATCGCCCGTGGGACCCTGCTGAACCACGCGCGGGGCGAGCGGCGACGGTGGGCGCTCGCCGACCGGATCCGCCAGTCAACGGCGGTGGAGGCGACGTCCCGCGCGGCCGATGACGGTGCCGACGTGCGCGACGCGATCGCGCGGCTCGACCCGGACAGGGCCGAGCTCGTCAGGCTGCTGCACTGGGACGGCTTCACCCTTGTCGAAGCGGCCGAGCTTCTCGGCATCCCCTCGTCCACCGCCCGCAGCCGGTACGCGAAAGCCAAGGAGGAACTGCGCGCCTCACTCGGCGCGCTGAGTGAGTCGACCCGCTGA
- a CDS encoding TetR/AcrR family transcriptional regulator: MTPEHDDPSRNQLRSDAEQNRSRILEAARCLYAVEGLGISMAAVAREAGVGKATLARRFPSREALIAAVFVDHMRRFVAATAAAVADPDPWRGFTGYVETVLEMQATDRGFADVLTMTLPGAAELETLRTRSYEGFVTLIDRAKASGRLRDDFRSEDLVLALMANAGVVGATARVAPDAWRRLLGHLLRAFANPGVSLPEMPSGPSGEDFSRAMREAFASHAPESGVTADHEP, translated from the coding sequence ATGACTCCCGAGCATGATGACCCGTCACGGAACCAGCTTCGCTCCGATGCGGAACAGAATCGGTCGCGGATCCTCGAGGCCGCTCGCTGCCTGTACGCCGTCGAGGGACTGGGCATATCGATGGCAGCGGTCGCGCGCGAGGCCGGAGTGGGGAAGGCGACGCTCGCACGGCGGTTCCCGAGCAGAGAAGCACTGATCGCCGCGGTCTTCGTCGATCACATGCGTCGGTTCGTCGCCGCGACGGCCGCGGCGGTCGCGGATCCCGACCCGTGGAGAGGTTTCACGGGATACGTCGAGACCGTACTCGAGATGCAGGCCACGGACCGCGGCTTCGCCGACGTGCTCACCATGACGCTGCCCGGCGCTGCCGAACTCGAGACGCTTCGGACGCGCTCTTACGAGGGCTTCGTGACCCTCATAGACCGTGCAAAGGCGTCGGGTCGGCTCCGAGACGACTTCCGGTCCGAAGATCTCGTCCTCGCGCTGATGGCCAACGCGGGAGTTGTCGGCGCCACCGCTCGGGTCGCTCCAGATGCATGGCGCCGTCTACTCGGACACCTTCTTCGCGCATTCGCCAACCCCGGAGTGTCTCTGCCTGAGATGCCCTCCGGACCATCCGGTGAAGATTTTTCCCGCGCAATGCGTGAGGCATTCGCCTCACACGCGCCCGAGTCCGGAGTGACAGCCGATCACGAGCCGTGA
- the dnaB gene encoding replicative DNA helicase, translating to MSIADVSDARIGGSRGPERTPPHDMLAEQSTLGGMLLSGDAVADVIEALRGTDFYVPKHELIFEAVLSLYSHGEPTDVVAVTDELIKTGDLQRAGGADYLHSLTSIVPTAANAAYYASIVRERALLRRLVEAGTRIVQMGYNGQGEALDLVNSAQAEIYSVTGAEQSEDYVPLQVAVDAAVEEIEAARGRDGQMTGIPTGFAQLDQLTNGLHGGQMVVVAARPAMGKSTLALDFARAAAIKNNRPTVFFSLEMGRSEIAMRLMSAEGSVPLQSMRKGMLDSRDWTTIASTRGRINDAPLYIDDSPNMTLVEIRAKCRKLKQRVGLEMVVIDYLQLMTSGKRVESRQQEVSEFSRALKLLAKELQVPVIALSQLNRGAEQRADKKPAISDLRESGSIEQDADIVILLHREAAYEKDSPRAGEADLIVAKHRNGPTDTVVVAFQGHFSRFTDMAVGMD from the coding sequence ATGTCGATTGCGGACGTGTCAGACGCACGAATCGGCGGATCCCGCGGACCTGAGCGCACCCCGCCCCACGACATGCTCGCCGAGCAGAGCACGCTCGGCGGCATGCTTCTGTCGGGCGATGCGGTCGCGGACGTCATCGAGGCACTCCGGGGAACCGACTTCTACGTGCCCAAGCACGAGCTCATCTTCGAAGCGGTCCTTTCGCTGTACTCGCACGGCGAGCCCACCGACGTCGTCGCCGTCACGGATGAGCTGATCAAGACCGGTGACCTGCAGCGTGCCGGCGGCGCTGACTACCTGCACTCCCTGACGTCGATCGTCCCGACTGCGGCGAACGCCGCCTACTACGCGTCGATCGTCCGCGAGCGAGCGCTCCTCCGGCGCCTCGTCGAGGCAGGCACCCGCATCGTGCAGATGGGGTACAACGGCCAGGGAGAGGCGCTCGACCTCGTCAACAGCGCGCAGGCCGAGATCTACTCCGTCACCGGTGCCGAGCAGTCCGAGGATTACGTCCCCCTGCAGGTGGCGGTGGATGCTGCCGTCGAGGAGATCGAGGCCGCCCGCGGGCGCGACGGTCAGATGACCGGCATCCCGACGGGGTTCGCGCAGCTCGACCAGCTCACCAACGGACTGCACGGCGGACAGATGGTCGTCGTCGCCGCGCGACCCGCCATGGGTAAGTCGACGCTCGCGCTCGACTTCGCCCGCGCGGCCGCAATCAAGAACAACCGGCCCACTGTCTTCTTCTCCCTCGAAATGGGCCGCAGCGAGATCGCGATGCGTCTCATGAGCGCCGAGGGCTCGGTTCCGCTGCAGAGCATGCGAAAGGGCATGCTCGACAGTCGCGACTGGACCACGATCGCCTCCACGCGTGGCCGCATCAACGACGCCCCCCTCTACATCGACGACAGCCCGAACATGACGCTCGTCGAGATCCGCGCGAAGTGCCGCAAGCTCAAGCAACGCGTCGGGCTCGAGATGGTCGTCATCGACTACCTCCAGCTCATGACGAGCGGTAAGCGCGTCGAGTCGCGTCAGCAGGAGGTCTCGGAGTTCTCGCGTGCGCTGAAGCTGCTGGCGAAGGAGCTGCAGGTTCCCGTCATCGCGCTGTCGCAGCTGAACCGTGGTGCCGAGCAGCGTGCCGACAAGAAGCCCGCCATCAGCGACCTGCGTGAGTCGGGCTCGATCGAGCAGGATGCCGACATCGTCATCCTCCTGCACCGTGAAGCCGCATACGAGAAGGACAGCCCCCGCGCCGGCGAGGCCGACCTGATCGTCGCCAAGCACCGTAACGGCCCGACCGACACGGTCGTCGTCGCGTTCCAGGGTCACTTCTCGCGCTTCACCGACATGGCCGTCGGGATGGACTGA